Sequence from the Sphingobium indicum B90A genome:
CGACCGACCGCCCCTTCAACCTGCACCGCTATTTCATGACCAACCCGTCGCTTTCGGGCCGCGGCGCGTCGCTGGACAGCGTGGCGGTGCCGACGCTGCGCCTGCGCGGGCGGGCCTGACGCGCATGAATTCCATGCTGAGCCAGGTCCGGGCGATCGCGCCGGGCATGGCGACCTCGCCCCAACAGGCGAAGGCGCGCACGGCGATCATCGACATCGGCTCCAACAGCGTGCGCCTGGTCGTCTATGACGGGCCGCGCCGCATTCCCTTCATCCTCTTCAACGAAAAGGTGATGGCCGGGCTGGGCGCGTCGCTGGGCAGGACCGGCCGGATCGAGCCGGAGGCGATGGAGCGCGGCCTGCGCGCCGCCGGCCGATTCGCCCATCTCTGCCGGGAGATGGAGGTGCAGGAGGTGCGCTGCGTCGCCACCGCCGCCGTCCGCGACGCGGAAAATGGCGACGAATTCATCCGCCGCGCCAGGGAGATGGGGCTGGAGGTCGAACTGCTGACCGGCGGGCAGGAAGCGGTTGCGGCGGCCCATGGCGTGCTGTCGGGCATTCCCGGCGCGGACGGCATCGTCGGCGACCTGGGCGGCGGCAGCCTGGAACTGGCCCGCATCCGCGACGGCGCGGTGCATGAGACGATATCGCTGCCGCTGGGCGTGCTGCGCCTGCCGCAGATCCGCGCCAAGGGTCCGGCGGTGCTGGAACGGATGGTGCGGAAGATGCTGGCGAAGGCGGGCTGGGACGCGCCTGCGGACTTGCCCTTCTACCTGGTCGGCGGGTCGTGGCGCGCATTGGCCCGGTTCGACATGGAACTGACCCGGTTCCCGCTGCCGGTCGTCCACCAATATGAAATGCCCGCCACCCGCGCCGAACAGTTGACGCGCATCGTGTCCCATGTCGGCAAGGCGCGGTTCAAGGATATTCCCCAGATCACCGGATCGCGCGTGCCCACCCTGCCGGACGCGGCGGCGCTGCTGTCGGTGATCGTCCGCCAGTTGAAGTCGAGCAGGCTGGTGGTTTCGGCCTATGGCCTGCGCGAAGGCCTGCTGTTCGGCGACCTGCCGCCGGACATCCGGGCGCACGACCCGCTGCTGGTCGCGGCGGAGGCGGAGGGGGAGGCGCAGGCCCGCTTCACCGGCCATGGCGACATGATCGAACGCTGGATCGCGCCGCTGTTCCTGGATGACGGCGACGCCTGGCGGCGCATCCGCCGCGCCGCCTGTCTGCTGGCCGATGTCGGTTGGCGCGCCAATCCCGATTTCCGGTCCGAACGGGGCGTGGAGATCGCGCTGCACAGCAATTGGGTGGGCATCAACGCCGCAGAGCGCGCCATGCTGGCGCAGGCGCTGCACAGCAATTTCGGCGGCGGCCTGTCCACCCCGCCCGGCATCGAACGGCTC
This genomic interval carries:
- a CDS encoding Ppx/GppA family phosphatase, producing MNSMLSQVRAIAPGMATSPQQAKARTAIIDIGSNSVRLVVYDGPRRIPFILFNEKVMAGLGASLGRTGRIEPEAMERGLRAAGRFAHLCREMEVQEVRCVATAAVRDAENGDEFIRRAREMGLEVELLTGGQEAVAAAHGVLSGIPGADGIVGDLGGGSLELARIRDGAVHETISLPLGVLRLPQIRAKGPAVLERMVRKMLAKAGWDAPADLPFYLVGGSWRALARFDMELTRFPLPVVHQYEMPATRAEQLTRIVSHVGKARFKDIPQITGSRVPTLPDAAALLSVIVRQLKSSRLVVSAYGLREGLLFGDLPPDIRAHDPLLVAAEAEGEAQARFTGHGDMIERWIAPLFLDDGDAWRRIRRAACLLADVGWRANPDFRSERGVEIALHSNWVGINAAERAMLAQALHSNFGGGLSTPPGIERLAPPEALRRATLWGLAIRLGQRLSGGVEGPLLASRLGMEGNVLELRLRSVDADLFGEAVERRQRQLAQAMGVKHRLAW